In the genome of Planctomyces sp. SH-PL62, the window GGTCCCCTCACCGTATCGGAACCTGTGGGACGAGTGCCGGATCTCGATCCGGAACGCCTCCATAGGTCTGCAAGAACTTGGGAGGACATCGATGAACCACTTGATTCGAAGCATCCCCAGAGCGGCGGCCGTGGCGCTCATGATGATGGCGTGCTCGATGACGCCGGTCTCGGCCGGGCATGGAGGAGGAGGCGGCGGCCACGGCGGCGGGGGCCACATGGGCGGCGGCCACATGGGCGGCGGCCACATGGGCGGCGGCTACCACGGAGGAGGATTCCGCGGCGGCTACGGCGGCTACGGCGGCACCCGAGGGTATGGCGGCTACCGCGCGTCCGGCTACCGCGGATATGGCGGCTTCGGCGGCCTGGGCTTCCTCGGGTATGGGCTTTACGGCGGCGGCTACGGCTACGGCAACGGGCTTTACGGCGGCGGCTACGGCTACGGCAACGGGCTTTACGGCGGCGGCTACGGCTACGGCCTCGACCCGTACAGCAACGCGGGTGACGTGTCGTCGTCGGCGAGCCAGCCGGCCGCGGCCCCGTACCTGACGGACCAGACCTATGAGCCGGGCGACGGCTACCGTTACCCGCTGTACTACAATCCGGCGACCGGCACGTACTTCTACTACCCGGTCGCCCCCTGACTTCCGCGCGGGCTCGCCCGGCCCGCCCTGGTTTTCGAGCTTCGGATCGGTCCGGGGCGGGGCGGGGTCAGATCTGGTAGTTGAGGCGTTGGGGGTAGGCGTCGTCGGGGCGGACGTCGGGGCTCTCGCGGTAGCGGAGCTTGGGGTTCTCGATGGTGACGGTCGTGTACGGGGCGACGCTGCGGGTGATCCAGGCGGAGGAGCCGACGACGGCGTGGTGGCCGATGGTCGTCTCACCGCCGAGGATCGTGGCGTTGGCGTAGATGACCACGTCGTGCTCGATGGTCGGGTGCCGCTTGCGGCCCCGGACGACCTCGCCGGTGGCCTCGTCGCGGGGGAAGCTGAGCGCGCCGAGGGTGACGCCCTGGTAGATCTTCACCCGGTCGCCGATCTCCGTCGTCTGGCCGACGACGACGCCGGTGCCGTGGTCGATGAAGAACTCGCGGCCGATCCGCGCGCCGGGGTGGATGTCGATCCCGGTCTTGCCGTGGGCGTACTCGGTCATCATGCGGGGGATCAGGGGCACGCCCAGGTTGTACAGCTCGTGCGCCAGGCGGTAGACGGTGATGGCCGAGACGCCGGGGTAGCAGAAGACGATCTCGTCCAGGCTGGAGGCCGCCGGGTCCCCCTCGAAGGCCGCCTTCACGTCCCCGCCGGCCGTCTCGCGGAGTTCGGGGATGCGCTCCAGGAACTGGATCGTGTAGGCCTCGGCCTTGGCCTCGGAGGCGGTCTGGGGCTCGCGGGCCTGGCAATCGTGCTGGAAGGCGCGGGTGAGCTGCTGGCAGAGGCGGTCGTACAGGCCGTCGATCAGGTCGCCGACGTGGTAGGCGACGTTCCCCATGTGCAGGTTCTGGCGTCGGCCGTAGCCCGGGAAGAGGACTTCGCGGAGGTCGCCGAGGATCTCGACCACCTCGCGGTAGCTCGGCAGCGACGAGTGCCCCAGGTGGTTGACCGACTCGCAGCCCTTGTAGGTGGAGACGATCCGGCTCGTCAGGTCGGGGAGCGAGTCCCGGAGCTTCCCGTTCGAATTCGCGTTCGCGTTCGCTTCCGTCGCCATGGGCCGCCTTTCGCGCCGACGTCTCACACCCCCCCACGCCTTCGTCATCTTACGGCAACCCGGCCGGCCGAATCAACGCGAGCCCACCCCGGCCACGCCTGCGCACACCCGTGCATTCGTTGACTTGATCCGCCCCCCTCCCTAGCATGACTCGGGAGCCCCTCGGTCCCGCGCGTATCGACATCCCGACGTTGAATCTCGAGAGGCAGGCGATTGATGGCGACGGATCGGCCCCGGACGCTCGGCGAGCTGCGACGGAGCGGGCATCGGCTGGAATCGGTCAAGGACGAGATGAGGCGCAACCTCGTCCGCAAGCTGCAATCCGGGGAGCCGCTGTTCCCGAACATCCTGGGATATGAAGAGACGGTCGTCCCCCAGATCCAGAACGCGATCCTCTCGCGCCACGACATGCTCTTCCTGGGCCTTCGCGGCCAGGCCAAGACCCGGATGCTCCGCCAGCTCGTCCACCTCCTCGACGACGCGGCCCCGATCGTCGAGGGCTCCGAGATCCACGACCACCCGTTCCACCCGGTCTCCCGCTACGCGCGGGACCTGATCGCCGAGAAGGGGGACGACGCGCCGGTCGCCTGGATCGGCCGCGAGGAGCGGTACAACGAGAAGCTCGCCACGCCCGACGTCACCATCGCCGACCTGATCGGCGAGATCGACATGATCAAGCACGCCGAGGGCCGCTACCTCTCGAGCGAGGCGACGATGCACTACGGCCTGATCCCGCGCACCAACCGGGGGATCTTCTGCATCAACGAGCTCCCCGACCTCGCCCCCAAGATCCAGGTCGGCCTGTTCAACGTGCTGGAAGAGCGCGACGTCCAGATCCGGGGCTACCCGATCCGACTGGAGCTGGACCTCTGCCTGGTCTTCTCGGCGAACCCGGAGGACTATACGAACCGGGGCCGGATCGTCACGCCCCTGAAGGACCGGATCGGCTCGGTGGTGCGGACGCACTACCCGCTGACTCGCGAGATCGGCATGGCCGTCAACGACCAGAACGCCTGGCTCGACCGCTCCATCGGCGACGGCGAGGCCGAGGGCGGGACCAGCGTCCCCGGCTACATCAAGGAGGTCGTCGAGGAGGCGTCGCGGCTGGCGAGGACCTCGCCGCACGTCAACCAGCAGTCGGGCGTCTCGGTGCGGATGTCGATCGCGAACCTGGAGAACGTCGTCTCGAACGCCGAGCGCCGGGCGCTGGCGAACCGGGAGTCGGCGATCGTCCCCCGCGTGGGAGACCTCGCCGCGGCGCTCTCCAGCTCGCGAGGGAAGCTGGAGCTGACGATGAGCGAGGAGGACGGCCACGAGGACAAGCTGATCCAGCGGATCCTCGACGAGGCGGTCAAGAACGTCTTCCTGCTCCACTTCGACGTCCGCGAGTTCCGGCCGATCGTCCAGCACTTCGAGTCCGGCCAGACGCTCGAGACCGGCGACATGCTCGGCTCCCAGGCCGTCCTGGACCGCATCGCCAAGGTCCCCGGCCTCCGCAAGCGGGCCGAGGAGGCCGCCGCGGAGCTGGTCCCCCAGGCCAAGACCCCCGAGGCCAAGCTCGCCGCCGCCGCCAGCGCGGCCGAGTTCATCCTCGAGGGCCTCCACGTCCACAACAAGCTCAACAAATCCGCCAAGGGAGGCGGGACGTCGTACCAGCGCTGACGAAAGCCTTGCCCCCCTTAGGGGAATCTGGTGACGACGAACACCGACCATAAAGTCCTTCCCCCCTCGCGGGGAAGGTGGCCCGAAGGGCCGGATGAGGGGGAAGACGAGCGCAAACGCCGTCGGCGTCTCGAGCGGTAGGACTGCAGCTTCCGTACTGGTCCTCCCTCCTCATCTGACCGCTGCGCGGTCTGTCTACCCCCGCCAGTGGGGAAGACGAGCACGAAAACCATCGCCGCGACGCCCGGTCGGATCGCGGCTCCACTCTCCCAGGCGACGCCCCCCTTCCCCGAGGCTCGTTCTCCCATGTCGAACTACGAATACTCGAAGTGGGACGGCTCGCAGGAGTTCCTTCCCCAGTCGGCGGACAAGCTGTTCGAGCAGATCTCCGAGTACCTGCTCCAGTACGGCGAGGACGTCCTGCGCAACCTCGACGACGTGGACGACGACGACCTGCCCGAAGTCGTCGAGATGATCCAGAAGGAAGGGCTCATCGAGCGCGACGAGGAAGGCCGCTGGAGCGTCACGCCCAGGGGCCTGCGGAAGATCCAGGACAAGTCGCTCCACGAGCTGTTCCTGACCTTCAACCGCGACGCGCTCGGCCGCCACGAGACCCAGCAGAAGGGCGAAGGGACGGTCTCGCTGGAAGACACCCGGCCCTACGTCTTCGGCGACCCCCTCGCCAACATCGACATGCACCAGACGCTCAAGAACGCCTACACCCGCCAGGGGGGCGGTGTGCCGATCCACCTCACGCCCGACGATTACGTCGTGCACGAGACCGAGTACCAGACCCGCTGCGCCACCGCCGTCCTGATCGACATGAGCGGCTCGATGGGACGCTACGGCAAGTACTACACGACCAAGAAGGTCGCCCTGGCGCTCCAGGCGATGGTGCGCTCCCAGTACCCGCAAGACTCGATCCAGATGATCGGGTTCTACACGTTCGCCAACAAGATGAACGAACGCGAGCTGCTGAACTCGGCCCCCAAGCCGGTCAGCATGTTCGACAGCCGCATCCATCTGCGGTTCGACATGGACCAGCCCAAGGGGCGCGTCCCCCAGCACTTCACCAACATCCACGCCGGCCTGCGGCTGGCCCGCAACCACCTGATCCGCCAGCCGGCGGGGAACAAGCAGATCATCGTCATCACCGACGGCGAGCCCACGGCGCACATCGAGGGCCGGGAGGTCGTCCTGATCTATCCGCCGGCCGAGAAGACCGCGGCCCACACCCTGGCCGAAGCCCGCCGCTGCGCCGCGGCGGGCATCCGGATCTCCAGCTACGCCCTGATCGAGGACTACTTCTACCTCGGCCTGGTCAACTTCGTGCAGGAGATGGCCCGCGTCTCCAACGGCGTCGCCGCCTACTGCTCGGCCGAGGACCTCGGCAAGTTCGTCTTCGAAAGCTTCGTCGGCGGCCGTCACACCCGGCGCTATCACGCCTGAACGCCGCTCGACCTGTGCGGTTCGTCTCAACCTGGCGCAGGCCGCGTCAAGGAATCCAGCCGGGCAACGCGGCGGCCTGCTTCACCCACGACGCCATTCGCGCCTCGTCGAGCTGGTCGCCTTCGTAAATGTCGATCCAGCGTGCGTCCTTGCTCTTCGGCGTGCCGCCGGGGGGAACCGGATGCAGCGACAGGCCCTGGAAGAAGGTCACCTTGACGTAGCGGGTCAAGACGTGGAACGACAGGAACCAGCCCTGGCCTTCGACGCCGTAGAACGGCGAGTTCCACCTCACGGCCTTGCGCACGTCGGGCACGATCCGCACGATGATCTCGTCGAGGCGCCTCCCGAGGTCGCTCTTCCAGCCCGGCATCGCGGCGATGTAGGCCTGCACCGGGGCGTCGCCGTCCGCCTTCGCAATCTGCGGGTTGCCGCCCGACAGCAGTTTCACCGGCTCGGCCGCATCCGCAACGGGGACGGGCTCCTTCGCCGGCGGGCGGTTCGGGATCGCCCCGGGCTTGACGGCGAAGACCTTCACGCCGGCGGCGTAGTCGTTCACGTCGTAGCGGCGGAGGAGGTCGGCGAGCCGGGCGTGGAGCGCCTCGTCCACGACGGCCGCAGGCCCCACGGCGCAGCATCCCGAATCGGCGATGGGCAGGCCCGACGGCTCGCCCGGGAGCGGGCAGCAGCCGGCCTGGTTCTCGACCTTGGCGTAGGCGTTCAGGTCGGCCCCGCCGTCGATCACCTCGACGTGGGCGAACCCCGCCTCGACCAGCCCCTTGCCGTACTCCTCGATCGGGATCGCCCCGGCGATGCAGCCGACGTAGGCCATCAGGTCGTTCCCCAGTTCCGGGGGCAATTCGCACTTCAGGGCGATGTCGCTGACCGCGAGACGGCCCCCCGGCTTGAGGACCCTGGCGATCTCGCGGAAGACGGCGGCCTTGTCGGGTGCGAGGTTGATCACGCAGTTGGAGATCACGCAGTCCGCCGAGGCGTCCGGCAGCGGGAGCCGATCGATGGGGGCCAGGTGGAACTCGACGTTCGCCAGGCCGGACTTCTCGGCGTTGCGACGGGACAGGTCGATCATCTCGGGCGTCATGTCCACGCCGATCGCCCGGCCCGAAGGCCCGACCTTGCGGGCGGCCAGGAGGACGTCCAGCCCGCCGCCGCTCCCCAGGTCCACGACCGTCTCCCCTTCCCTGAGCTTGGCGGTGGCGGTGGGGTTGCCGCAGGAGAGCCCCATGTTGGCCTCGGCGGGGATCGAAGCCAACTCCTCGGGGCTGTACCCGAACGCCTCGGCCACCG includes:
- a CDS encoding sigma 54-interacting transcriptional regulator, whose product is MATDRPRTLGELRRSGHRLESVKDEMRRNLVRKLQSGEPLFPNILGYEETVVPQIQNAILSRHDMLFLGLRGQAKTRMLRQLVHLLDDAAPIVEGSEIHDHPFHPVSRYARDLIAEKGDDAPVAWIGREERYNEKLATPDVTIADLIGEIDMIKHAEGRYLSSEATMHYGLIPRTNRGIFCINELPDLAPKIQVGLFNVLEERDVQIRGYPIRLELDLCLVFSANPEDYTNRGRIVTPLKDRIGSVVRTHYPLTREIGMAVNDQNAWLDRSIGDGEAEGGTSVPGYIKEVVEEASRLARTSPHVNQQSGVSVRMSIANLENVVSNAERRALANRESAIVPRVGDLAAALSSSRGKLELTMSEEDGHEDKLIQRILDEAVKNVFLLHFDVREFRPIVQHFESGQTLETGDMLGSQAVLDRIAKVPGLRKRAEEAAAELVPQAKTPEAKLAAAASAAEFILEGLHVHNKLNKSAKGGGTSYQR
- the arsM gene encoding arsenite methyltransferase: MSETITNAVKGKYGSVAASGLSSDHAGVRAVAEAFGYSPEELASIPAEANMGLSCGNPTATAKLREGETVVDLGSGGGLDVLLAARKVGPSGRAIGVDMTPEMIDLSRRNAEKSGLANVEFHLAPIDRLPLPDASADCVISNCVINLAPDKAAVFREIARVLKPGGRLAVSDIALKCELPPELGNDLMAYVGCIAGAIPIEEYGKGLVEAGFAHVEVIDGGADLNAYAKVENQAGCCPLPGEPSGLPIADSGCCAVGPAAVVDEALHARLADLLRRYDVNDYAAGVKVFAVKPGAIPNRPPAKEPVPVADAAEPVKLLSGGNPQIAKADGDAPVQAYIAAMPGWKSDLGRRLDEIIVRIVPDVRKAVRWNSPFYGVEGQGWFLSFHVLTRYVKVTFFQGLSLHPVPPGGTPKSKDARWIDIYEGDQLDEARMASWVKQAAALPGWIP
- a CDS encoding serine O-acetyltransferase is translated as MATEANANANSNGKLRDSLPDLTSRIVSTYKGCESVNHLGHSSLPSYREVVEILGDLREVLFPGYGRRQNLHMGNVAYHVGDLIDGLYDRLCQQLTRAFQHDCQAREPQTASEAKAEAYTIQFLERIPELRETAGGDVKAAFEGDPAASSLDEIVFCYPGVSAITVYRLAHELYNLGVPLIPRMMTEYAHGKTGIDIHPGARIGREFFIDHGTGVVVGQTTEIGDRVKIYQGVTLGALSFPRDEATGEVVRGRKRHPTIEHDVVIYANATILGGETTIGHHAVVGSSAWITRSVAPYTTVTIENPKLRYRESPDVRPDDAYPQRLNYQI
- a CDS encoding VWA domain-containing protein, producing the protein MSNYEYSKWDGSQEFLPQSADKLFEQISEYLLQYGEDVLRNLDDVDDDDLPEVVEMIQKEGLIERDEEGRWSVTPRGLRKIQDKSLHELFLTFNRDALGRHETQQKGEGTVSLEDTRPYVFGDPLANIDMHQTLKNAYTRQGGGVPIHLTPDDYVVHETEYQTRCATAVLIDMSGSMGRYGKYYTTKKVALALQAMVRSQYPQDSIQMIGFYTFANKMNERELLNSAPKPVSMFDSRIHLRFDMDQPKGRVPQHFTNIHAGLRLARNHLIRQPAGNKQIIVITDGEPTAHIEGREVVLIYPPAEKTAAHTLAEARRCAAAGIRISSYALIEDYFYLGLVNFVQEMARVSNGVAAYCSAEDLGKFVFESFVGGRHTRRYHA